In the Helicobacter typhlonius genome, one interval contains:
- a CDS encoding cache domain-containing protein, which yields MGKSLVTKLIGVVVGIFIILIATLSFFNYKNTSNDVSNIYKGLQQLALSSSYTTINITMNIEAKQHLDMLAEYIGQLDENDIIAQREMLFHIAELVQYPSVYITYEETGKTLTEDFVPHRKTPLSRQWDDKPDLRGRNWYVATKNANGLLVTPSYVSQVGANKGKILSTAAIPFYKNGKFAGVIAVDIFVDGFQERFKNFKRPELPSMEVFIADNTGYIFSREHPIENTNGKPTFRRCSVASIKE from the coding sequence ATGGGTAAATCTTTGGTAACTAAGCTCATAGGCGTTGTTGTTGGCATTTTTATAATTCTCATTGCAACACTTAGCTTTTTTAACTACAAAAATACATCAAATGATGTGAGCAATATATATAAGGGACTACAACAATTGGCACTTAGCTCCTCATATACGACCATTAATATCACTATGAATATTGAGGCAAAGCAGCATTTGGATATGTTGGCAGAATACATCGGGCAGCTTGATGAAAATGATATTATTGCGCAACGCGAAATGCTTTTTCACATAGCCGAACTTGTGCAATATCCCTCTGTATATATCACCTATGAAGAAACAGGCAAAACCTTGACAGAGGATTTTGTACCACATAGAAAAACACCTCTTTCTAGGCAATGGGACGATAAGCCAGACTTAAGGGGACGTAATTGGTATGTTGCTACCAAAAATGCGAATGGACTGCTTGTAACGCCAAGCTATGTTTCACAAGTAGGCGCAAACAAGGGCAAAATTTTATCTACGGCAGCAATACCATTTTATAAGAATGGCAAGTTTGCTGGCGTTATTGCGGTAGATATTTTTGTCGATGGATTTCAAGAGAGATTCAAAAACTTCAAGCGCCCTGAGTTGCCGAGTATGGAAGTATTTATTGCCGATAATACGGGCTATATATTTTCTAGAGAACACCCAATCGAAAATACGAACGGCAAGCCTACATTTAGAAGATGCTCTGTTGCAAGCATTAAAGAGTAA
- a CDS encoding glycosyltransferase family 2 protein, producing the protein MLYTPPKLYVVVPCFNEEDVITQTLNRLLHKLHTMIESTLIAPQSAIVCIDDGSSDGTWQQINQFSPPPHLR; encoded by the coding sequence ATGTTATACACTCCTCCTAAACTCTATGTTGTCGTCCCTTGTTTTAATGAAGAAGATGTGATTACGCAGACTTTAAATCGACTTTTACATAAACTTCATACAATGATAGAATCTACTTTGATTGCGCCCCAAAGTGCGATAGTGTGTATCGATGATGGCAGTAGCGATGGCACTTGGCAACAAATAAATCAATTTTCACCCCCCCCCCACTTGCGCTAA
- the purM gene encoding phosphoribosylformylglycinamidine cyclo-ligase has translation MMISYKDSGVDIDEGNALVEGLKGIVKSTFDSNVIGGIGSFAGAYAMPPHYKNPVILGATDGVGTKLRLAIDSQKFDTIGIDLVAMCVNDLICNFAAPIFFLDYYATGKLDKSIALKVIESIAQGCKIAECALIGGESAEMPGMYAKDDFDLAGFAVGIAEREDIQTQRVKVGDVLIALKSSGIHSNGYSLVRKVLFEHLKMSFTESFEGQSLIETLLAPTRIYVPLFREICSSSLRPYLHGLAHITGGGIVENLPRILPTGLGAKIDEASLQSLPIFTLLGKYVEKNEMYRTFNMGVGMILAVDSNKADEMLRASRPFDGYIIGEVGTQNSIAFM, from the coding sequence GTGATGATAAGTTATAAAGATTCTGGTGTGGATATTGATGAAGGAAATGCGCTTGTAGAGGGATTGAAAGGGATTGTAAAATCGACTTTTGATAGCAATGTGATTGGTGGGATTGGCTCGTTTGCTGGGGCGTATGCAATGCCCCCTCATTATAAGAATCCCGTGATTTTAGGTGCGACCGATGGTGTTGGCACAAAGCTAAGACTCGCCATAGATTCACAAAAGTTTGACACGATTGGCATTGACTTGGTAGCAATGTGCGTGAATGATTTGATTTGTAACTTTGCCGCCCCTATATTTTTTCTCGACTATTACGCGACCGGGAAACTTGATAAGAGTATTGCTCTTAAAGTAATAGAATCTATTGCGCAGGGTTGTAAAATCGCCGAGTGCGCCCTCATTGGTGGAGAGAGTGCGGAAATGCCCGGAATGTATGCAAAAGATGATTTTGATTTGGCTGGATTTGCGGTGGGCATTGCCGAGAGGGAGGATATACAAACGCAGCGTGTGAAAGTTGGAGATGTGCTGATTGCCCTAAAGAGTAGCGGGATTCACAGCAATGGCTATTCGCTAGTAAGAAAGGTGCTTTTTGAGCATTTGAAAATGTCTTTTACAGAATCTTTTGAAGGACAGAGTCTTATTGAAACATTACTCGCGCCTACACGCATTTATGTGCCTCTTTTTAGGGAGATTTGCTCATCGAGTTTGCGTCCATATTTGCACGGCTTGGCTCATATCACAGGGGGCGGCATAGTCGAAAATCTCCCTCGCATACTCCCTACTGGGCTTGGTGCTAAGATTGATGAAGCATCACTACAGAGTTTGCCAATTTTTACGCTCCTTGGCAAATATGTAGAAAAAAATGAGATGTATCGTACTTTCAATATGGGAGTTGGTATGATTCTTGCTGTAGATAGCAACAAGGCTGATGAGATGCTCCGTGCTTCAAGGCCGTTTGATGGGTATATCATCGGTGAAGTGGGTACCCAAAATAGCATTGCTTTTATGTAG
- a CDS encoding SAM-dependent methyltransferase, translating to MNPTIPFSAYMSASLYDKQNGYYVNPHRVGTKGDFYTSVSVSKFFGGSIASYILSLLENGDLSLPLHIAEVGADKGHLLGDIALFLDALGDNILQHCAFTTIEPLPPLAQIQKDYFSSLPCSAPLHFATFADFKSYPAPDEPTSLFVIANELFDSFPCEVINNGKILHIVQDSNMWRGIWQDIAQSNQSNLLHDILRHYIDSADIANFTQMSGIIPLWQDFITSLTHCARAYKHSYFLSFDYGDFAPATLKTNPRFYKSHQVENLESFLAQEGNFHTLYQQADITYDVDFILLDRLLRQAGFISVFCTSQAQALIEQMRILELLESFSTQKGFSAYFREIHKIKTLLHTMGERFKSVCYKM from the coding sequence GTGAATCCCACCATTCCCTTTAGCGCATATATGTCTGCTAGTCTCTATGATAAGCAGAATGGCTACTATGTGAATCCTCATCGAGTAGGCACAAAGGGAGATTTTTACACCTCTGTGAGCGTGAGTAAATTTTTTGGCGGGAGCATTGCCTCTTATATTCTCTCTTTGCTTGAAAATGGCGATTTATCCCTGCCTTTGCACATTGCAGAGGTTGGCGCAGACAAGGGGCATTTGCTTGGCGATATTGCGCTTTTCCTTGACGCACTTGGCGATAATATCCTACAACACTGCGCCTTTACCACCATAGAACCATTGCCTCCACTCGCACAGATTCAAAAAGATTATTTTTCATCACTTCCCTGCTCTGCCCCGCTACACTTTGCCACCTTTGCAGATTTCAAATCCTATCCTGCGCCAGATGAGCCAACAAGCCTCTTTGTCATAGCCAACGAACTTTTTGATAGCTTTCCTTGCGAGGTAATTAATAATGGCAAGATACTTCACATCGTGCAAGATTCTAATATGTGGCGTGGCATTTGGCAAGACATAGCGCAAAGTAACCAAAGCAATTTGTTGCACGATATTTTGCGACACTATATAGACAGCGCGGACATTGCAAACTTCACCCAAATGAGTGGCATTATACCCCTATGGCAAGATTTCATCACTTCCCTCACTCACTGCGCTAGAGCCTACAAACATAGCTATTTTTTGAGCTTTGACTATGGAGATTTTGCACCTGCTACGCTCAAGACAAATCCTAGATTCTATAAATCACATCAAGTAGAGAATCTAGAATCTTTCCTCGCGCAAGAGGGCAACTTTCACACGCTTTATCAACAAGCAGATATTACCTATGATGTGGATTTTATACTCCTTGATAGACTTTTGCGTCAAGCCGGATTCATATCTGTATTTTGCACTTCACAGGCTCAAGCACTTATTGAGCAAATGCGGATTCTAGAGCTTTTAGAATCTTTTAGCACACAAAAGGGATTTAGCGCGTATTTTAGGGAGATTCACAAGATCAAAACCCTACTTCACACAATGGGTGAGCGGTTTAAAAGTGTATGCTACAAAATGTAA
- a CDS encoding SH3 domain-containing protein → MSIRDFFKVYLFPFLIVLSGLVVYAFIVIFMDKDNLVLSQDNLRKLQWHTDAHTAQNGNMGDVNEGASKPIDTNTIAAIETNETNTHIDAAETPLGTDTTQVAEVDIPQMPQVETIQPIPAPEVEQQPQLEPVQEVYYAKHRANIRNAPSSESVVIAGVAKGEMLELLSNQGEWSKIRRQNGAEGYIASRLIDKGSANTQTTHTSNENAAHKELYVVLVDSLNVRAEPDRRSDVVGKLNHNERVYVIDIQGEWAKISLANGRYAYTALRFITKAQ, encoded by the coding sequence GTGAGTATAAGGGATTTTTTTAAAGTTTATTTATTTCCATTCCTAATTGTTTTGAGTGGGCTTGTCGTATATGCTTTCATAGTGATTTTTATGGATAAAGATAATCTTGTTCTAAGTCAAGATAATTTACGGAAACTTCAATGGCACACAGATGCACACACCGCACAGAATGGAAATATGGGCGATGTGAATGAGGGAGCTTCTAAGCCAATAGATACAAATACTATCGCCGCCATAGAAACAAATGAGACAAATACGCACATAGATGCGGCAGAAACGCCTTTAGGTACTGATACGACACAAGTTGCCGAGGTGGATATACCACAAATGCCGCAAGTTGAGACGATACAGCCAATACCTGCACCAGAGGTTGAGCAACAACCACAACTTGAGCCTGTGCAGGAGGTTTATTACGCCAAACATCGTGCAAATATTCGTAATGCCCCATCTTCTGAATCTGTCGTCATCGCGGGTGTGGCAAAGGGAGAAATGCTAGAACTTTTGTCAAATCAAGGTGAGTGGAGCAAGATAAGGCGGCAAAATGGTGCGGAGGGATATATCGCCTCGCGTCTTATAGACAAAGGAAGTGCAAATACGCAGACTACACACACAAGCAATGAGAATGCGGCACATAAAGAACTTTATGTAGTCTTGGTGGATTCACTCAATGTGCGTGCGGAGCCTGATAGACGCTCGGATGTGGTTGGTAAGCTGAACCACAATGAGCGTGTGTATGTGATTGATATACAAGGCGAATGGGCGAAAATCTCACTTGCGAATGGGCGATATGCTTATACCGCGCTACGATTTATCACAAAAGCGCAGTAA
- a CDS encoding aspartate aminotransferase family protein translates to MDLAKIQKLDEEFILHTYARLPVAFVRGENAKLFDTQGKDYIDFGAGIAVCSVGHANKQLASAIATQAQNLLHTSNLYYIQNQAALAQSLITLYLDKMPEKKQMRAFFCNSGAEANECAIKIARKYGKSKNAYKIITLDSSFHGRTIASLKATAQEKMHADFGPYPDGFIYAKDLDDVYNHLDSHTCAVLLELVQGEGGICPMDREKIIALGTHLRAKGILLMVDEVQTGIYRCGEIFASKVYGITPDVISTAKGLAGGVPIGAVMTSLVDIFEPSDHGSTFGGNPLSCAAGLEVLKILSQLHTNGVLAQTIESFHKALDEIVANFPHIFTHKVGLGLMCGLCTKDSAMQGRIISTALESGVIVLKSGKGVVRFLPALTITKDEIDEGFRRFTNALKNL, encoded by the coding sequence ATGGATTTAGCAAAGATTCAAAAACTTGATGAAGAGTTTATTTTACACACTTATGCGCGTTTGCCTGTGGCATTTGTGCGCGGCGAGAATGCAAAATTATTTGACACACAAGGCAAGGACTATATCGATTTTGGTGCAGGGATTGCCGTGTGTAGCGTGGGACACGCAAATAAACAATTAGCTTCTGCCATAGCCACCCAAGCACAGAATCTCCTGCATACTTCAAACCTCTACTACATACAAAATCAAGCAGCATTAGCGCAAAGCCTTATCACGCTTTATCTTGACAAAATGCCCGAAAAAAAGCAAATGCGCGCGTTTTTTTGCAACTCTGGCGCGGAAGCAAATGAGTGCGCCATAAAAATTGCACGAAAATATGGAAAAAGCAAAAATGCTTACAAGATTATCACGCTCGATTCAAGCTTTCACGGACGCACTATCGCTTCACTCAAAGCCACTGCGCAGGAGAAAATGCACGCAGATTTTGGACCATATCCTGATGGATTCATATATGCAAAAGACCTTGATGATGTGTATAATCATCTCGATAGCCACACTTGCGCGGTTTTGCTCGAACTCGTGCAAGGCGAGGGGGGCATTTGCCCTATGGATAGGGAGAAAATCATCGCACTAGGCACACATTTAAGGGCAAAAGGGATTTTATTAATGGTTGATGAAGTGCAAACCGGAATCTACCGCTGTGGGGAGATTTTCGCCTCTAAGGTATATGGTATCACGCCCGATGTGATAAGCACCGCAAAAGGTTTAGCCGGTGGCGTGCCTATTGGTGCAGTCATGACCTCGCTTGTCGATATTTTTGAACCAAGCGACCACGGAAGCACCTTTGGGGGCAATCCTCTAAGCTGTGCAGCAGGGCTTGAAGTGCTTAAGATTCTAAGCCAATTACACACAAATGGGGTATTAGCACAAACAATAGAATCTTTTCATAAAGCGCTTGATGAAATTGTAGCAAATTTTCCTCATATTTTCACGCACAAAGTCGGGCTAGGACTAATGTGCGGACTATGCACCAAGGATAGCGCGATGCAGGGGCGCATTATCAGCACAGCTTTAGAATCTGGTGTCATCGTGCTTAAATCCGGTAAAGGTGTGGTGCGCTTCCTCCCCGCACTCACAATCACAAAAGACGAGATAGACGAGGGCTTTAGACGATTTACAAACGCACTAAAAAACTTGTAG
- the gatC gene encoding Asp-tRNA(Asn)/Glu-tRNA(Gln) amidotransferase subunit GatC: protein MQIDDALLSKLERLSMIRIDDKKRTQTQEQLTEIVGFVENLSAIEVPQDCFSEELKTPLREDIPKDSQIAKDVLSHAPKAQDNFFIVPKIIE from the coding sequence ATGCAAATTGATGATGCTCTTTTAAGTAAGCTTGAGCGACTTTCTATGATTCGCATTGATGATAAGAAACGCACACAGACGCAGGAGCAGCTCACAGAAATTGTGGGCTTTGTAGAGAATCTAAGTGCAATAGAAGTTCCACAGGATTGCTTTAGTGAAGAGTTAAAAACGCCCTTAAGAGAAGATATTCCAAAGGATTCACAAATCGCTAAAGATGTCTTATCTCACGCACCAAAGGCGCAAGATAACTTTTTTATTGTGCCTAAAATCATCGAATGA
- a CDS encoding glycosyltransferase family protein yields the protein MFDEFIAKYKAGNDIVLGIRNNRNTDSLFKKYSASLFYDFMNLMGTKVIKITLIIGC from the coding sequence ATGTTTGATGAGTTTATTGCAAAATATAAGGCAGGTAACGACATTGTGCTAGGTATTCGCAACAATCGCAACACAGATTCTTTATTTAAAAAATATAGTGCCTCTTTGTTCTATGATTTTATGAATCTTATGGGGACAAAGGTTATTAAAATCACGCTGATTATCGGTTGTTGA
- a CDS encoding shikimate dehydrogenase: MGENLTCEWAICLYRATIYHKSAVMLRFFAVYGNPIAHSKSPLLHNHVFTKYGLSACYGRILLENGEALRKNFDTFGLSGANITIPFKENAYTLCDEVRGIAQEIGACNTWVRENERVIGYNTDAQGFYECIKDYHIKNALVIGAGGAAKAVAIALKAHNIHTSIINRSAQKLTFFADKGFVCYVSDEFKPKDSYDIIINTTSAGLGDTHLPCPKPLLESLFANASYAFDLIYGKQTPFLALAADSHLICDDGKDMLIYQAAIAFKLFCQNMSSANDARVSGTYIAGLESTQIAQIMREALL; this comes from the coding sequence ATGGGCGAAAATCTCACTTGCGAATGGGCGATATGCTTATACCGCGCTACGATTTATCACAAAAGCGCAGTAATGCTTAGATTCTTTGCTGTGTATGGCAATCCCATAGCCCATTCCAAATCCCCGCTTTTACATAATCACGTTTTTACAAAATATGGACTAAGTGCGTGTTATGGGAGAATCTTGCTTGAAAATGGCGAGGCATTACGCAAAAATTTTGATACATTTGGTTTAAGTGGTGCAAACATCACAATTCCCTTTAAAGAAAACGCCTATACTCTTTGCGATGAGGTGCGCGGTATTGCACAGGAGATTGGCGCGTGTAATACTTGGGTGCGCGAGAATGAAAGGGTGATTGGCTACAACACAGATGCGCAGGGATTTTATGAATGTATCAAGGATTATCATATTAAAAATGCGCTAGTTATTGGTGCGGGAGGTGCGGCAAAGGCAGTGGCAATAGCCCTTAAGGCGCATAATATTCATACAAGCATTATCAATCGCTCTGCGCAAAAACTCACATTTTTTGCTGATAAGGGCTTTGTTTGCTATGTGAGCGATGAATTTAAACCCAAAGATTCTTATGATATAATCATTAACACCACGAGTGCCGGGCTTGGCGATACGCATTTGCCTTGCCCGAAGCCACTTTTAGAATCTCTTTTTGCAAATGCCTCTTACGCCTTTGACCTCATCTATGGCAAACAAACGCCTTTTCTCGCCTTGGCGGCAGATTCTCACCTTATTTGTGATGACGGCAAGGATATGCTGATTTATCAAGCCGCTATCGCTTTTAAACTCTTTTGCCAAAATATGAGTAGTGCAAATGATGCGAGGGTAAGTGGGACGTACATAGCAGGTTTAGAATCCACACAAATTGCACAAATTATGAGAGAAGCACTGCTTTAG
- the ung gene encoding uracil-DNA glycosylase — MIISLDKIKIPNDWKELLKDEFLSPYFAQIKAHYMEALQKGEVVYPKPSQLFAAFALTPLDALKVVILGQDPYHGSEMINGILMPQAMGLSFSVPCGVRIPPSLQNIYKELALSLHITPPTHGDLSGWAKQGVLLLNSILSVRANAPASHKYFGWEIFTDGVIKALSAHKEHLVFMLWGNYAKKKAVFIDNTKHKIITAPHPSPLAQGFVGSNVFVEANEYLLAHAKEPIAWEALDRN, encoded by the coding sequence ATGATAATTTCGCTTGATAAGATAAAAATACCAAATGATTGGAAAGAACTCCTTAAAGATGAGTTTCTAAGTCCATATTTCGCGCAGATAAAGGCGCATTATATGGAGGCTCTACAAAAGGGTGAGGTCGTGTATCCTAAACCCTCACAACTCTTTGCTGCCTTTGCTTTAACACCCTTAGATGCGCTTAAAGTCGTCATACTCGGGCAAGACCCATATCACGGCAGTGAGATGATAAATGGAATCCTCATGCCTCAAGCTATGGGCTTAAGCTTTAGTGTGCCTTGTGGTGTGAGAATCCCGCCCTCATTACAAAATATTTACAAGGAATTAGCCCTTAGTCTTCATATTACACCACCCACACACGGGGATTTGAGCGGCTGGGCGAAACAAGGTGTTTTACTCCTTAATAGCATTTTATCGGTTAGGGCAAATGCACCCGCTTCACATAAGTATTTTGGCTGGGAGATTTTTACCGATGGCGTGATTAAAGCATTATCCGCACATAAGGAACATTTGGTATTTATGTTGTGGGGAAATTATGCAAAGAAAAAGGCAGTATTCATTGACAACACGAAGCACAAAATCATCACTGCACCGCACCCAAGCCCTCTTGCGCAGGGTTTTGTGGGGAGCAATGTATTTGTAGAGGCAAATGAGTATCTCTTGGCACACGCAAAAGAGCCTATTGCGTGGGAGGCTTTGGATAGAAACTAA
- a CDS encoding NAD(P)/FAD-dependent oxidoreductase has translation MNPKILIVGGGYGGLRTAMTLQEKLDVEANITLISKHDYHYQTTLLHKVAIGTLSARKSRVYFRKVLNLKKVHFIKDKILSFEPEKNRVIGNGGAYEYDYLVIALGFKPDDFGIKGVDKYAHKLSSLNAALKLDKEIEYKFKEYCHTKNADDLSIIVCGTGFTGIEFSAELGSRLDELCLISGIPRDVPKITCIGRSDRILPMFSKKGSALAKKKLEAFGVEVICGGEVQECLKNGVMIKHNGETKHIKGNTILWSAGVKGNDSVENSCLENKKGRIRVDEYLRCPQYQNIYVVGDCALAASRDVIHAPTAQLAAQMGDYVGKSLVKILNGKTQKKVFSFKHRGTVCSIGHTDGVGVVYKKNISGEIAAFLKNFIENKWLFGIGGAKLVFKKGQFRYRTSN, from the coding sequence ATGAATCCCAAGATTTTGATTGTTGGTGGTGGATATGGAGGCTTACGCACGGCTATGACGCTTCAGGAGAAGCTTGATGTTGAGGCAAATATCACACTTATTAGCAAGCACGACTATCATTACCAGACCACACTTTTGCACAAAGTTGCTATTGGCACACTTAGTGCGCGCAAATCACGCGTGTATTTTCGTAAGGTTTTGAATCTCAAAAAAGTGCATTTTATCAAAGATAAGATTTTGTCCTTTGAGCCAGAAAAAAATCGCGTAATAGGTAATGGTGGGGCGTATGAGTATGATTATCTTGTTATCGCGCTTGGGTTTAAACCCGATGATTTTGGCATTAAGGGCGTGGATAAATATGCGCACAAGCTCTCTTCGCTCAATGCTGCACTTAAACTTGATAAAGAGATTGAATATAAATTTAAGGAGTATTGCCACACAAAAAACGCCGATGATTTAAGCATTATCGTTTGTGGCACGGGCTTTACAGGGATTGAGTTTTCTGCAGAACTCGGCTCGAGGCTTGATGAGCTGTGCCTCATTAGTGGGATCCCACGTGATGTGCCTAAAATTACCTGTATTGGTAGAAGCGATAGAATCTTACCGATGTTTAGCAAAAAGGGTAGTGCATTGGCAAAAAAGAAACTTGAGGCTTTTGGTGTAGAGGTTATTTGTGGTGGCGAAGTGCAGGAGTGCCTAAAAAATGGCGTAATGATTAAGCATAATGGCGAGACAAAGCATATTAAGGGTAATACGATTTTGTGGAGTGCTGGTGTGAAGGGCAATGATAGCGTGGAAAACTCCTGTTTAGAGAATAAAAAAGGACGCATTAGAGTTGATGAATATTTGCGATGTCCGCAGTATCAAAATATTTATGTGGTTGGGGATTGTGCCTTGGCGGCTTCACGCGATGTGATACACGCGCCAACTGCGCAGTTAGCAGCGCAAATGGGGGATTATGTGGGCAAGAGTCTTGTTAAGATTCTTAATGGCAAGACACAAAAAAAAGTATTTTCATTTAAGCATCGTGGGACGGTTTGCTCTATCGGGCATACTGATGGCGTGGGTGTTGTTTATAAAAAGAATATTAGCGGTGAGATTGCGGCATTTTTGAAAAACTTCATTGAAAATAAGTGGCTTTTTGGTATTGGTGGTGCAAAACTTGTATTTAAGAAGGGGCAATTCCGCTATCGCACGAGCAATTAG
- a CDS encoding Fic family protein, whose product MIEYNPEFLEKTSFLGKAQSDNLRAICADIDLNEIIANIENRKSIAHKLCFDFIYTSAIIEGNTYTRGEAETLFETRLPISSKSVDDANMLLNIKYALDYILQEKPTITKHSIREIHQILSQGLLPKKAQGGVRELAVTIGNSEYVPLSNPLELELQMERMISYYQKIDNPFNKAIYIHNNTAYLQYFQDCNKRLARILQNLSLINDNMPFLSLNASRAQTEIKAQYKDAMIAYYESGDSKPYVSFFVSEYTKTLQAIKQISTPLIHKNTNTSPKPTKSKRR is encoded by the coding sequence ATGATTGAATACAATCCTGAATTTTTGGAGAAAACAAGCTTCTTAGGCAAAGCCCAAAGTGATAATTTACGCGCCATATGTGCAGACATAGACTTAAACGAGATTATTGCAAATATAGAGAACCGCAAATCTATCGCCCATAAACTATGCTTTGATTTTATATACACTTCTGCTATTATCGAGGGCAACACCTATACAAGAGGAGAGGCGGAGACATTATTTGAAACGCGCCTCCCAATAAGCTCAAAGAGTGTAGATGATGCAAATATGCTACTCAACATCAAATACGCCCTTGATTATATTTTGCAAGAAAAGCCTACGATTACAAAGCATAGCATAAGAGAAATACATCAAATCCTATCTCAAGGATTATTACCAAAAAAGGCGCAAGGTGGGGTGAGAGAGTTAGCTGTAACAATAGGCAATAGTGAGTATGTGCCATTAAGCAATCCATTAGAGCTAGAGTTGCAAATGGAGCGTATGATTTCTTATTACCAAAAGATAGATAATCCCTTTAATAAGGCTATTTATATCCATAATAATACGGCTTACTTGCAGTATTTCCAAGACTGCAATAAAAGATTAGCAAGGATTTTACAGAATCTAAGCCTTATAAATGACAATATGCCTTTTCTTTCTCTCAATGCTTCAAGGGCGCAAACAGAGATAAAAGCACAATATAAAGACGCTATGATTGCCTATTATGAAAGTGGCGATAGTAAGCCTTATGTTAGCTTTTTTGTAAGTGAATATACTAAGACCTTACAAGCTATAAAGCAGATAAGCACACCTCTCATACACAAAAACACCAACACATCACCAAAGCCCACAAAAAGCAAAAGGCGATAG
- a CDS encoding J domain-containing protein, whose protein sequence is MDITLTQNFIQITVDEDSDFLRKALAYAEKYFSKSYRLSRTILILDDGERFKKDYLVNWAYHAFGQDEKHQKIHNLVDNLDNPQPQESNDDEVDTLEKPIEEPLQDLKYLLDFTYLPIRIKIVNKNAMIERVKIGLRLLNTKRVMLKMDKVNNVARRYIAHIFEDYYVGCDRDEIYLDSTKPYFWESIMNLISFKVIHNVILDFDYDSFANRGGLGSFESSFLTDEERVLRGCYMTLECHYQDDFEKVKKNYLKLAKEYHPDNVFGQDDEIVESYSDRFRKIQEAYEKIKRYLRAS, encoded by the coding sequence ATGGATATTACACTAACGCAGAATTTCATTCAAATAACGGTTGATGAGGACAGCGATTTCCTCCGCAAAGCCCTCGCCTATGCAGAAAAATATTTCTCAAAGAGCTATCGATTATCACGTACAATTTTAATCCTCGATGATGGGGAGAGATTTAAAAAAGATTATCTTGTGAATTGGGCATATCACGCTTTTGGGCAAGATGAAAAACACCAAAAAATCCACAATCTCGTGGATAATTTAGATAATCCACAGCCCCAGGAATCTAATGATGATGAGGTAGATACCCTAGAAAAGCCTATAGAAGAACCTTTACAGGATTTAAAATATCTGCTTGATTTTACCTATCTGCCAATACGTATTAAAATAGTCAATAAAAATGCAATGATTGAGCGCGTGAAAATCGGGTTAAGGCTGCTGAATACAAAGCGCGTAATGCTGAAAATGGATAAGGTAAACAATGTCGCAAGACGTTATATCGCGCATATATTTGAGGATTATTATGTGGGCTGCGATAGAGATGAGATATATTTAGATAGCACGAAGCCTTACTTTTGGGAGAGCATTATGAATCTTATTAGCTTTAAGGTAATTCATAATGTGATTTTGGATTTTGATTATGATAGCTTTGCTAACCGCGGGGGCTTAGGCAGCTTTGAATCTTCTTTTCTTACCGATGAAGAACGTGTGCTGCGTGGCTGTTATATGACTTTGGAGTGCCATTACCAAGATGATTTTGAAAAAGTAAAGAAAAATTACCTCAAACTTGCAAAAGAATATCACCCAGATAATGTATTTGGGCAAGATGATGAGATTGTGGAGAGCTACAGCGATAGATTTCGCAAGATTCAAGAAGCATATGAGAAAATCAAACGTTACCTACGCGCCTCATAA